The genome window TACTCAAGTTTCGTTTTCATGCTGTTTTTCCAGATCATATCTATGTTGATTAACGGACCGAATTTCTCCGATAACGTAATCTGACCAATCTCAAATTCCGACATGTAATTACCATTTACATCCACATCATCTGCAAAACCATCGCCTTCTCCATTATTTCCCTTATCTCCATATAATAAATTCGATTTATACCCATAATTCATACTCGACTTATAGGAATGACTCATATTGATAGATTTGAAGTACTTCTTAACCGCTTTAATTTGCGACAGTCCTTTATAAGTAATTTTCCAATTAGGATGTGGTATTTTAAGAAATGGTAACTCACTAGAATTTAAATCCTTACCTGAGTACGCCTTAATAAATGCAGGCACCAATACCTCTTGTGATGTTTCTCCATATCCACTATGGTAAACTGAAGTGTCCAATTCTGAATTATCATTACGCGTTCCATAATGAGTAGAGTACGTTTCACGAAGATTTTTAAATTCTTCAAAAGTTACGGATTCTTCTGTCTTTCCTCCAACATCAAAGGCAGTTCGAAAGAAATTATAAGACATACTATATGATCCGCTTTCTATCCTAGAAGTATGAACAAAACCATTGGGTGCCTCATCTGAGGCTCCAGGATCAAACTTAAATATCTCGGAAACATTATTGGTGAATTTTCTATTTCCAGAGATTGTTAATTGAAATCCCTTAATTGGTTTAGCCACAATTCTCCCACTAATATTTCTACTCTTAGTGATAATATGTTGCCTGTTAAAGCTTGTATCCATAACGAGCCAATCATTTCTAGCAGCATAGTCTGAATACTCTTCTGGATCTTGCAGTGCCAATATATAATTCAAACCAGGAGCGGTGAACTTTTTATTCGAACCAAGTACAAATGTTGAGTCCTTATAACCTGGTAACAATTCACCATTACCTTCCGAGTAGTTAAGTGAAACTGAATTAACACCCATTAAAAATTTAAAGGCTCTTTCTATTGGAGTTAGTGCAAGTGCTTTCTTTTTCTCTTCCTCTTTCTTCTTTTTTTCTTCTTCTTTTTTCTTCGCAGCTTCATCAGCCTCGCCCTCTAAAACAATTAGTTTATCATTCTTTTTCGGCTTAGCTCTTGCTGCTTTTTTTCTTGCGGCTTCTGCTTTTTGAGCTTTCTTATTAATCTTCTTCAAATAAGGAATCTTGTCGTAAAGCTTCTTCATATTCAAATTACCCGTAATCTGGTTGGTATTCGAATTCTCGATAGTATTACCGAGTAGAGAGTCGGATACAGCATCAAATGGCGATCTTTTCCAATCGTAATTGGCTGTGTAACGCAGGTTCACACTCATCCAATTAAATAACGGGATCTTATCTATCGGAACTTTATAATCTAGTTTTACTACTTGGTGGAAATTCGAATTAACTCCGAACTTAGCAACATTCTTCCATGCATCTGCCCGAACCTCGTCGGTAACTTCGCCCGGCGCCTCTATGATTCGAGCAACGTTAGTTGCAGAATAATTTAACTTAATCCCTTTCGCTAAATCGTATTTGACATCATACATTCTGTTGAATGTGAAGTTCTTGTTGTAGTTCTTATTCAAATGGCTCGACGTATCAACAATAGCTTCAATCGATGGATTAGTTGTATTTCGATATTGGGTAATGCCATATAATCTATCCAGATTGGCCCTTACCGAAATTCGTGATGGGAGGTAGTTAAAATTAATATCCTTAATAATCTTCATTGACTTCTTCTTCAACAAGGTTGATTTAGTTTTCCCGAACGGCTTAATGTTCTTAGGGGTAGTCGTGTAGTTATAATTTAATCCTCCTTTATAAGTTGTTTTTCTGTTCTCAACTGTATTGATATCCGTTTTTAAATTCTCATTAAAAGAATATGTTAGAGACAAGTTCTCTATGTCATAAATATGTGCTTTTCCTTTTCCCGGCGCCCGATTCTTCTTCACATTAGTAAAGTTCATACTCTTACGTTCCGTGTACGTTCTTATCGCTTTCTTATAATTTTGCCAGGTTTCTATCCTATCGTTCAGCGTTTCCTTTGTTTCTTTCGTTAGTATGTCTGGGCTAAGTGGATCGAATTGAGGACTTGTAAATCCTTGTGAATAATTTACATACATCGGTATTTTAATCTTACTTTCTTCCGGAAAGAATTTGCCTAGTTCAATACTCGAGGACAAATCATACTGCTTAATATTTTCTCTACTTCTTTCACTTACTTTTTTCTCAATACTTCCGAAACCGAAAGTTGTAATATTTCCTGTTAAGTTAACCGTTGCAAAATCGGCCATATTTAAAGAAGCTCGTGCAATAGAAGCCCATCCACCTTTTTCATCAAAATCAGAGAGTCTTAGTTCATTTACCCATACCTCTCCACATTTTGTAACACCATCATTTTTAGGATTTCGGACCCCGATCATTATAATCTTCAAGTTATTTAATGTTGGATTACCCTTTATTTTAATATTCTGTTTTTCGGGATCGGGATTGGTCCAAACTTTATTTACAGGGATTTCTGGATTTGCATTCCTACGGGTTTTGGTAGCCTGAAAATCAGCAAACTCCAGTTCAATTTTATTGTTGGCTGGCCAAACAATCTCCTGGTCTGCATCATTTTTATTGACATACGAACCCGCTTCTGTCACATCCATCGGCAACTCATATTCATAATAGTTATCGTAAAAATCGGTTCCCAACCGTATAAACAATCTTAAATCACCATTCTCTAATCCGGCGGGATCAGCAACTCCAGCCTCGCAGTGCACATCCATTAATAGCTTTTTATAGGAACGAACATCAAAATTCACATTCTTATAAATCGCCACCGAAGAACCATCTTCTAGTGCACATACATTTATTGCCAAAGACTGCTCATTTAACTGACGTAACTGCGAAGTGGTGTTATCTACTTCTCTCAATAGATCCGGAGGGAGTACATAATTTACTGGAGATTTCTCTGCATGCTCTTCAATATTTACAGCGGCAACATCAAAAGAAGTAGCTGGCGCTTCTGTTGGAATATAAACGCCAGATTCTTCGATTGTTTCTTGATATTTCCGCCACTCACTTCTAACTAGCTCTAACCGCGCGAAACGAAGAACTACCTTCTCGTTAAATCCTTGTAAGAACATTCTAATAAACCTAATAGATCTAAAATCCGGAATATTTCCTACTGTTTTGGAAGGGGATTTTATTGGAATTCTAAATTGATACCATTTTACAGACCTCGTTTTATCGTTGTTTGTAACTACGCTTGAGGTGGTAACACTCGTAATGAAGTTTTCTTTTTGCTTCACTGGATCGTTCAATACCTCTGGTGTTAACCTAAGTCTATATTGAAAATAACTCTCGTTTTCACTAATCGTGTTATCCTGATTTTTATCTTCAGAATCAGGAATCCGTGTACCAATAATTGGATACCCATCTGGCTCTTCTATACTTGAGTTTCCCTCATGGCCATTAAAGTTTTTATATCGCTCAAGAATATCTAATTCGCTATTGAGAGAGGAGCCTCTAAAAAAGGAGAAGTTATCACCAGATGGATCTTCTAATGCATTCAAATAAGCTTGCGATCCAGTACCATGGGAGGCAGACAAAGAAGACAAATAAGCTGCATAATGATTTGCTTCATCCTCATCTCGCAAACCATCTAAACCTACATCTTGAAAAGCACGTGCGCTTTCTTCCAACTCAAACGCATGAACTATGGCCTGCGTATTCGGCACATTACCCCAAAGTGAAGGATCCACTCCTTCCAACGCATCCACGTCCTCTCTATTAGTAGGTAATCCATTTTCAAAACTAATTCTTGAATCCTTTAGGATATCTTCTGAAATATTACCCAAGTTAAAATACAATTCACCACCATCGTGATTAGGGTTTCCATCTTCTGAATCAAATGGATCCATCATCCAAAATTGGATAAACTCAACATTAGCTGCTTCAAAATCGTTCGTGGTAATTTGTCTCATAATACCAGCCCACCTACTCGATGGATTAGCTAATGACCCATCTAATTCCATTCCCGCAGAATTATTACCCGCATCTGCATCGTAATTATATGGTCCTCTTTCTTCTGGATAATATGCTAAATCCATCATAGGTATACTCAATTGTGTATACTGTAATGGATCCTTATTAGGAAAAACTTCTGTTTCTAATACAGCTCTCATATAGTGATCGGACTGCATGTCTCTGTCCTTTTTTACATTTTCTGGTGTATCGCTGTTTGTATTATGGAAAAGAGGATCGATGGTATACCAGGCTAATTTTGCTCTATTCTTACCATAGTCTAATGAACCTGACGATGCTTCCGGAAACAAATCTTCTTGTCCTTCAGGTGTACTGGCCAACACCCATGCAAAGGCAGGCCTAATATCTATTTCACTTTGACTACCCTCAAAGTCATCGATATAGGAAGTCCCCTCCTTACCCAACGCTCGTGAATGACCAGGAATAATATGAGCAAATTCTCCACTGAAAGTAAATTTAGAAGGTGCCTTCGTTTCTAGTAATGGCATTTTGTCTACCAACTTTGTTATGAATGGGAGCTCTTTCGAATAATCCAATGTCAGTCCCCAAATCGTATTCGACATCGGTTCGCTACCTGAATTAATTTTAGGCGTCATTGGCTTTTCCGAAAGATTTAATATCGTACCACCAATAACAAGATCATCCGAAAATGTATAATCCATATGCGTTCCCATCAATCGTTTGGATTGGATCCCGAATAGGGAATTACTCTCTAGTGATATTTTAATTGGGATATTACTATTTAATATTTCTTCATTTATAATGCTTACTCTTCCAGATTGATATTGCACGGTATAATCTTCTCCTTCTTNCAATTTCCTATTACCCGCTGTAACACTAACTGAACCTTTAGGGACATTTATCGCATTCAGAGAAATATCGGAATTCGAAGCCGATTTATACGAACCCNTAATTTTGTATCTATTTTGATCCGGATACTTAACCCGAGCGTCACCCTGCGTAGTTGTATAGAGACTATCAAAAGCATATTTATCTCCCAATTCAGTATCGGGCAAACCAGTTACTTCATCTACAAGTCGGTCTCGAATTTGCTGACCAAATGGCTCCACAACTGGAAAAAACACCCTTCCAGTGTTTTTATCAATCGTTATTCCATCTAAAAAATCGAATAATCCATCGGGCATATTATCTCGTTGCATATTCAAATTATCAAGCTCCATAACAGAAATCAATAATTCATTCTTAATCACGCCGGCTGGTATATAATTTATATCAACCCCTGTTTCTCGGTTATTGTATACAACCTGTAATTGAAAATCTTCAGAGTTAATACCATAAGAACCAATTGAATAAACATTCTTCATTTGAAGATCCCACATCGGTAATTTTGTATTAATTACTGTGCTCTTCAATAACTTAAGAATCAAGGTAGACGGACCATCGGGTCCTTTATTCGCCCCTGCAGAGAACTCTCCAACTGTGTGCACTGTTGTTCCCTGTGTATACTGATATGCAACGGCTAAAACCTGATCTGGATTAAGCGCCTGTTTTAGGGAAATGTATCCTAAAGTTGGATGAATATCATATTCTGTTTCTTTTAACTTTCTCGCATTACCTAACTTTTCATAATCGGAAGCGAGTAAAAGATTTGCTGCTATCATCTCTTCATTCACTGTATTTATATCTCTTACATCCGGAAATATTGCAGAAAAATTATCTGGATCTAGTGAGTTAACATTATTCCGAGGATATACAATATTTAACCCATTACTAGTAACGCTAGAACTATATGGCACGGCTTCCCCTAGATCTTGAAAAGCAACAATATTTCGAATATTTTGAGTCTCTCCACGGGTATTTGTTAACCAAACCTCCACTTTAGTAATATTTACTGCAGAAGTAATAACCGGAATCGTAGACATTGATTGATTGTATTGATTCCTAAAATATTGGGATAAGAAAAAATGCTTATTGGCTTCGTAATTATCTGCCTTAATTTCAAAATTATTAACCTGGGCTCCCCCGGTAACTTCAATTACAGATTTCTCACCCTTCTCTTGAGAAAGAACACTTGTTACCATCAATTTACCAAACTGCAGTTCTGTTTTAACCCCAAATAAAGATTGACTTCCTGTTATCAACGTGCTAGAAAGCGGAAGACTAACATTACCAACCTCCAATCGCTTTATTATTTCATCTTCGTAACCAACATACTCTAGTTTCATTTGATTTTCGAAATCAAAATTTGCCTCCGTATTATAGTTCGTATTAAGGGTTAGTTTATCCCCTATTTTACCTACAACATTCAGTTGTATTTTCTCATCGAAATTGAACATTGCAGTTCTTCTTTGCCGTGTCGTTAAAACAGGATCATCATTCCGATTAACTTCCCCATTGAAAATAAGCTCCGCTGAACCCTGAGGTTTTATGTCAACAGAGTTACCACCAAAAATTCGATCGAAAACTTCTCCCCCAACATTCAGCTTTGGTTTAAATCCAGAACTAGAATTATTTAAACTTTCTGCCTTTATTGCTTCTTTAAAATAATTCTGATTCGATTTTGCATTTTGATATTCCAAAAACTCATCTAAAGTCATTTCGGATGCAGGTATATTATCCACTTTACCTACATTATTTTTAAACACATACTTTCCTGTGGCAGGATTGTACTCAACATTACTTTCCACATTAGGTGGAGTTTCCAACAAAAGATTAGGATTACCTTCTTTCGTACCATTTCTATTTAAGGGATCCTCGATAGGGAATGGTAATACAATTTGAGTAGAATCATCCTGTGCAAACGAAAAATTTACCGTACTGAAAAGCAGGAAAATTGACGCAAATGCGATTAACAACAGATATCTACTACTTAATTTCACAAGATTCGGGTAACATTATAAAAAAATCCTCCTAGAACTTATAGGTTTTTTAATGCTGTCTTTATTAATTGCTCAACAGTTACATCTGATCCTGAACCCTTTAATGCCTTGACGACAACCTTCTCGGCCATATTCTTCCCAAATCCTAAAGCAATCAACGCAGATAACGCCTCTTCTTGTATACTATTGTTTGTCTCTATGCTTATTTCACTACCAAAATTTTCTTTACTCAACTTGTCTCTGAGATCGATAATTATTCGCTCTGCAGACTTGGCTCCAATCCCTTTCACACTTTTTAATACAGCAACATTCCTTTCTACAATTGCCGTTTGAATTTCTACAAGCGAAAGACTAGACAAAATCATTCGTGCAGTTGACGCACCTACTCCAGAAACAGAAATTAAGTATAAAAACAACTGACGTTCATCTTTATCGATAAACCCAAACAGAGTATGGGCATCTTCTCTTACCGCCAAGTGAGCATATAACATTACGCTTTCGTTATCCGGAATTTTAGAATATGTATTTAGAGATATATTGAGATGATAACCAACTCCGTTACACTCAATAATGGCATAGGTAGGCGTTTTTTCTACCAACTTGCCCTTAATGTGATTTATCATTTAGCTTGCTTCTTTTGTTTCAAGGCTCTAAAGGCCGCCACAATAGACATATTTATTATTTCCCTTATTGAGCTTCCTAATTGCAATATGTGAACCGACTTATTCATTCCTAGCAGTATCGGCCCAATCACCTCAACATCAACCAATTCCTGAACCATCTTATAGGCAATATTACCAGCAGATAAGTTTGGAAATATAAATGCATTCGCTCCATGTTCGCTCAACTGCGAAAACGGGAACTGTTCGTTCATGATCTCATCGTTCAATGCAAAGTTAGCTTGAACTTCTCCATCTACAATAATATTTGGATGTTCTTTATGTATGATTGCAACTGCTTTCTTCATCTTGATTGCATCCTCTCCACCAGAAGATCCAAAATTGGAATAACTAAGCATTGCAATTCGTGGTTTTACACCCAATTGCTGAATCGCTTCAGCTGTCATAACAGTAATCTCCACCAAATCATCGACGGAAGGATTGATATTAATTGTTGTATCAGCAAAAAAGAAAGTTCCTCTTTTTGAAACGATAATATTCATTCCTGCAACTGTCTTGTTTCCTTCGGCAGAACCAATAACTTGAAGTGATGGTCTAATTGCAGTTGGGTACTTTTTAGTCAAGCCAGTTACCATGGCATCAACCTCCCCAGTTTCTAACATCATTGAACCAAAATAATTTCGTTCTCTCATCCATCTACCGGCTTCGTACATGGTCATTCCCTTTCTATTTCTTTTATCAAAGAGCACTTTGCTGTATTCTTCAACTCGCTCAATCTGCTCTCGAGCTCGTTGATCAATAATTTCAACCCCTTCAAGAGGGAGTTGGTTTTCGTTAATTATAGCTTTAATGACACCCGTTTCTCCTAACAAAACAGGAATACCAATCCCCTCTTCCATTATAACCTGTGCCGCCTTAAGCATTTTATAATTATCGGCCTCTGCAAATAATATGCGCTGCGGATTCTTTGCAGTAGCTGAAGTCAAATCTCTGATCAATTGATTATCATGCCCAAGTCTTTTTCGTAGGTTATTTACGTACTGGTTCCAATCTGTAATATCTTGTTGAGCAACGCCGGATTCCATTGCAGCTTTAGCAACCGCGGGAGCCACAGTAGTAATTAACCTTGGATCAAGTGGTTTAGGAATAATATTATCCGGGCCAAATGCTAGATTCTCCGTATCATATGCCTCATTAACCTCTTGAGGAATTGGTTCCTTAGCCAATTCAGCAATAGCTCTTACTGCGGCCAATTTCATTTCTTCATTAATGGTTGTAGCCTTTACATCCAATGCCCCTCTAAAGATGAACGGGAAACCTAAAACGTTATTTACTTGATTTGGATGATCGGATCTACCTGTCGCCATAATAATATCTGGCCTTGCTGTTTTTGCATCCTTATAGCTAATTTCCGGATCCGGGTTTGCCAATGCAAAAACCACCGGATTATCAGCCATGGATTTAACCATATCCTGAGACACAATATTCCCTCTAGATAAACCAACGAAGACATCCGCATCCTTCATTGCCT of Flavobacteriales bacterium contains these proteins:
- the sprA gene encoding cell surface protein SprA → MKLSSRYLLLIAFASIFLLFSTVNFSFAQDDSTQIVLPFPIEDPLNRNGTKEGNPNLLLETPPNVESNVEYNPATGKYVFKNNVGKVDNIPASEMTLDEFLEYQNAKSNQNYFKEAIKAESLNNSSSGFKPKLNVGGEVFDRIFGGNSVDIKPQGSAELIFNGEVNRNDDPVLTTRQRRTAMFNFDEKIQLNVVGKIGDKLTLNTNYNTEANFDFENQMKLEYVGYEDEIIKRLEVGNVSLPLSSTLITGSQSLFGVKTELQFGKLMVTSVLSQEKGEKSVIEVTGGAQVNNFEIKADNYEANKHFFLSQYFRNQYNQSMSTIPVITSAVNITKVEVWLTNTRGETQNIRNIVAFQDLGEAVPYSSSVTSNGLNIVYPRNNVNSLDPDNFSAIFPDVRDINTVNEEMIAANLLLASDYEKLGNARKLKETEYDIHPTLGYISLKQALNPDQVLAVAYQYTQGTTVHTVGEFSAGANKGPDGPSTLILKLLKSTVINTKLPMWDLQMKNVYSIGSYGINSEDFQLQVVYNNRETGVDINYIPAGVIKNELLISVMELDNLNMQRDNMPDGLFDFLDGITIDKNTGRVFFPVVEPFGQQIRDRLVDEVTGLPDTELGDKYAFDSLYTTTQGDARVKYPDQNRYKIXGSYKSASNSDISLNAINVPKGSVSVTAGNRKLXEGEDYTVQYQSGRVSIINEEILNSNIPIKISLESNSLFGIQSKRLMGTHMDYTFSDDLVIGGTILNLSEKPMTPKINSGSEPMSNTIWGLTLDYSKELPFITKLVDKMPLLETKAPSKFTFSGEFAHIIPGHSRALGKEGTSYIDDFEGSQSEIDIRPAFAWVLASTPEGQEDLFPEASSGSLDYGKNRAKLAWYTIDPLFHNTNSDTPENVKKDRDMQSDHYMRAVLETEVFPNKDPLQYTQLSIPMMDLAYYPEERGPYNYDADAGNNSAGMELDGSLANPSSRWAGIMRQITTNDFEAANVEFIQFWMMDPFDSEDGNPNHDGGELYFNLGNISEDILKDSRISFENGLPTNREDVDALEGVDPSLWGNVPNTQAIVHAFELEESARAFQDVGLDGLRDEDEANHYAAYLSSLSASHGTGSQAYLNALEDPSGDNFSFFRGSSLNSELDILERYKNFNGHEGNSSIEEPDGYPIIGTRIPDSEDKNQDNTISENESYFQYRLRLTPEVLNDPVKQKENFITSVTTSSVVTNNDKTRSVKWYQFRIPIKSPSKTVGNIPDFRSIRFIRMFLQGFNEKVVLRFARLELVRSEWRKYQETIEESGVYIPTEAPATSFDVAAVNIEEHAEKSPVNYVLPPDLLREVDNTTSQLRQLNEQSLAINVCALEDGSSVAIYKNVNFDVRSYKKLLMDVHCEAGVADPAGLENGDLRLFIRLGTDFYDNYYEYELPMDVTEAGSYVNKNDADQEIVWPANNKIELEFADFQATKTRRNANPEIPVNKVWTNPDPEKQNIKIKGNPTLNNLKIIMIGVRNPKNDGVTKCGEVWVNELRLSDFDEKGGWASIARASLNMADFATVNLTGNITTFGFGSIEKKVSERSRENIKQYDLSSSIELGKFFPEESKIKIPMYVNYSQGFTSPQFDPLSPDILTKETKETLNDRIETWQNYKKAIRTYTERKSMNFTNVKKNRAPGKGKAHIYDIENLSLTYSFNENLKTDINTVENRKTTYKGGLNYNYTTTPKNIKPFGKTKSTLLKKKSMKIIKDINFNYLPSRISVRANLDRLYGITQYRNTTNPSIEAIVDTSSHLNKNYNKNFTFNRMYDVKYDLAKGIKLNYSATNVARIIEAPGEVTDEVRADAWKNVAKFGVNSNFHQVVKLDYKVPIDKIPLFNWMSVNLRYTANYDWKRSPFDAVSDSLLGNTIENSNTNQITGNLNMKKLYDKIPYLKKINKKAQKAEAARKKAARAKPKKNDKLIVLEGEADEAAKKKEEEKKKKEEEKKKALALTPIERAFKFLMGVNSVSLNYSEGNGELLPGYKDSTFVLGSNKKFTAPGLNYILALQDPEEYSDYAARNDWLVMDTSFNRQHIITKSRNISGRIVAKPIKGFQLTISGNRKFTNNVSEIFKFDPGASDEAPNGFVHTSRIESGSYSMSYNFFRTAFDVGGKTEESVTFEEFKNLRETYSTHYGTRNDNSELDTSVYHSGYGETSQEVLVPAFIKAYSGKDLNSSELPFLKIPHPNWKITYKGLSQIKAVKKYFKSINMSHSYKSSMNYGYKSNLLYGDKGNNGEGDGFADDVDVNGNYMSEFEIGQITLSEKFGPLINIDMIWKNSMKTKLE
- the ruvA gene encoding Holliday junction branch migration protein RuvA; this encodes MINHIKGKLVEKTPTYAIIECNGVGYHLNISLNTYSKIPDNESVMLYAHLAVREDAHTLFGFIDKDERQLFLYLISVSGVGASTARMILSSLSLVEIQTAIVERNVAVLKSVKGIGAKSAERIIIDLRDKLSKENFGSEISIETNNSIQEEALSALIALGFGKNMAEKVVVKALKGSGSDVTVEQLIKTALKNL
- a CDS encoding NADP-dependent malic enzyme — translated: FKIFADIDVFDIELNLYDVDSFVNAVKAMEPTFGGINLEDIKAPECFEIERRLKEELNIPVMHDDQHGTAIISSAALLNALFIAGKKIEDVRVVFNGAGASAQTCAKLYLSLGLKKENLVVLDSKGVINESREGLDKQKQFFITTRKITTLEEAMKDADVFVGLSRGNIVSQDMVKSMADNPVVFALANPDPEISYKDAKTARPDIIMATGRSDHPNQVNNVLGFPFIFRGALDVKATTINEEMKLAAVRAIAELAKEPIPQEVNEAYDTENLAFGPDNIIPKPLDPRLITTVAPAVAKAAMESGVAQQDITDWNQYVNNLRKRLGHDNQLIRDLTSATAKNPQRILFAEADNYKMLKAAQVIMEEGIGIPVLLGETGVIKAIINENQLPLEGVEIIDQRAREQIERVEEYSKVLFDKRNRKGMTMYEAGRWMRERNYFGSMMLETGEVDAMVTGLTKKYPTAIRPSLQVIGSAEGNKTVAGMNIIVSKRGTFFFADTTININPSVDDLVEITVMTAEAIQQLGVKPRIAMLSYSNFGSSGGEDAIKMKKAVAIIHKEHPNIIVDGEVQANFALNDEIMNEQFPFSQLSEHGANAFIFPNLSAGNIAYKMVQELVDVEVIGPILLGMNKSVHILQLGSSIREIINMSIVAAFRALKQKKQAK